A region from the Streptomyces sp. 3214.6 genome encodes:
- a CDS encoding ATP-binding protein → MKQSAAKTLGVAALGAAFAAVGAGAANAAPSLPDATQALDGVTKTLPAENVAHALPGAGEALSQAQPVLGAGLAAVQPVAEKLLAEGPTAPVASLLGGLPLQGLPTHGLPVNGLPLG, encoded by the coding sequence ATGAAGCAGTCTGCTGCCAAGACCCTCGGTGTCGCCGCTCTCGGTGCCGCCTTCGCCGCCGTCGGTGCGGGCGCCGCGAACGCCGCCCCCTCCCTTCCGGACGCCACGCAGGCCCTGGACGGCGTCACCAAGACGCTGCCGGCGGAGAACGTGGCCCACGCGCTGCCCGGCGCCGGTGAGGCCCTGTCGCAGGCGCAGCCGGTGCTCGGCGCGGGCCTGGCCGCCGTCCAGCCGGTCGCCGAGAAGCTGCTCGCCGAGGGCCCGACCGCGCCCGTCGCCAGTCTCCTCGGCGGTCTGCCGCTGCAGGGCCTGCCCACGCACGGCCTGCCGGTGAACGGTCTCCCGCTGGGCTGA
- a CDS encoding SigE family RNA polymerase sigma factor produces the protein MNTLHGRSTNAVAVVTRLHDVNRGSEKSGAVGGRGCSRGAGRQHTAYMTVVDTGEQGAHGGAAYREDTGERRSLTEAEFTAYVQERRASLYATAYHLTGDRFEAEDLLQSALFSTYRAWDRISDKAAVGGYLRRTMTNLHISAWRRRKLNEYPTEELPETPGDTDAMRGTELRAVLWQALARLPELQRTMLVLRYYEGRTDPEIAEILDISVGTVKSSIWRSLRRLREDEVLSFGRDEEDAFGELVA, from the coding sequence ATGAACACGCTGCACGGTAGGAGCACCAACGCAGTCGCAGTCGTCACCCGCCTGCACGACGTGAACCGGGGTTCCGAGAAGTCCGGCGCCGTGGGAGGGCGGGGGTGCTCTCGCGGCGCCGGGCGTCAGCACACCGCGTACATGACGGTGGTTGACACGGGGGAACAGGGGGCTCACGGGGGAGCCGCGTACAGGGAGGACACGGGGGAGCGTCGCTCGCTGACAGAGGCGGAGTTCACCGCCTACGTCCAGGAGCGCCGCGCCTCCCTGTACGCCACCGCCTACCACCTCACCGGCGACCGCTTCGAGGCCGAGGACCTGCTGCAGAGCGCGCTGTTCTCGACGTACCGGGCGTGGGACCGGATCAGCGACAAGGCCGCGGTCGGGGGCTACCTCCGCCGCACCATGACGAACCTGCACATCAGCGCGTGGCGCCGCCGCAAGCTGAACGAGTACCCGACCGAGGAACTGCCGGAGACGCCCGGCGACACGGACGCGATGCGCGGCACCGAACTGCGCGCGGTCCTGTGGCAGGCGCTGGCCCGGCTGCCCGAACTCCAGCGGACGATGCTGGTCCTGCGCTACTACGAGGGCCGCACCGACCCGGAGATCGCGGAGATCCTCGACATCAGTGTCGGCACGGTGAAGTCCAGCATCTGGCGGTCGCTCCGCCGGCTGCGCGAGGACGAGGTCCTCAGCTTCGGCCGTGACGAGGAGGACGCCTTCGGGGAGCTGGTCGCCTGA
- a CDS encoding adenosine deaminase produces the protein MTSQSIQAGITPNSDQIRRAPKVLLHDHLDGGLRPGTIVDLARDTGYAGLPEADADKLGIWFREAADSGSLERYLETFSHTVGVMQTREALVRVARECAEDLAEDGVVYAEVRYAPEQHLDGGLSLEEVVEAVNEGFREGERTARENGHRIRVGALLTAMRHAARALEIAELANRYRDLGVVGFDIAGAEAGYPPTRHLDAFEYMKRENNHFTIHAGEAFGLPSIWQALQWCGADRLGHGVRIIDDIEVAADGSVKLGRLASYVRDKRIPLEMCPSSNLQTGAAASYAEHPIGLLRRLHFRATVNTDNRLMSGTSMSREFEHLVDAFGYTLDDLQWFSVNAMKSAFIPFDERLAMINDVIKPGYAELKSEWLFQ, from the coding sequence ATGACGAGCCAGAGCATCCAGGCGGGCATCACCCCGAACTCGGACCAGATCCGGCGGGCGCCCAAGGTTCTGCTGCACGACCATCTCGACGGCGGGCTGCGCCCCGGCACGATCGTCGACCTCGCCCGGGACACCGGGTACGCCGGGCTTCCCGAGGCCGACGCCGACAAGCTCGGCATCTGGTTCCGGGAGGCCGCCGACTCCGGTTCCCTGGAACGGTATCTGGAGACCTTCTCGCACACCGTCGGCGTGATGCAGACCCGCGAGGCGCTCGTCCGGGTCGCCCGCGAGTGCGCCGAGGACCTCGCCGAGGACGGTGTCGTCTACGCCGAGGTGCGCTACGCCCCCGAGCAGCACCTCGACGGCGGGCTGAGCCTCGAAGAGGTGGTCGAGGCCGTCAACGAGGGCTTCCGGGAAGGGGAGCGGACGGCCCGTGAGAACGGCCACCGCATCCGCGTCGGCGCCCTGCTCACCGCCATGCGGCACGCGGCCCGCGCCCTGGAGATCGCCGAACTCGCCAACCGCTACCGGGACTTGGGTGTCGTCGGCTTCGACATCGCGGGCGCGGAGGCCGGTTACCCGCCCACCCGGCACCTCGACGCCTTCGAGTACATGAAGCGGGAAAACAACCACTTTACTATTCATGCCGGTGAGGCCTTCGGGCTGCCGTCCATCTGGCAGGCCCTGCAGTGGTGCGGCGCCGACCGGCTCGGACACGGGGTGCGCATCATCGACGACATCGAGGTCGCCGCCGACGGCAGTGTCAAGCTCGGCCGACTCGCCTCCTACGTCCGCGACAAGCGCATCCCGTTGGAGATGTGCCCGAGCTCCAACCTCCAGACCGGCGCCGCCGCCTCCTATGCCGAGCACCCCATCGGACTGCTGCGCAGGCTGCACTTCCGGGCCACCGTGAACACCGACAACCGGCTGATGTCCGGCACCAGCATGAGCCGGGAATTCGAGCACCTTGTCGACGCGTTCGGCTATACGCTCGACGATCTGCAGTGGTTCTCGGTCAATGCTATGAAGTCAGCATTCATTCCTTTCGATGAACGACTCGCCATGATCAATGACGTGATCAAGCCCGGTTATGCAGAACTGAAGTCCGAATGGCTGTTCCAGTAG
- a CDS encoding alpha/beta hydrolase, whose amino-acid sequence MGQEVTPVRTPRLGRALGPEPTAVSGAVVLLPGGEEVSSRRPAPVWPASSVRGLGRRLARAGRAHGGLAIHAVHYRYRGWNGSEAHLAADAAWAADEVVRRYGDVPVCLAGVDMGARAALRAGGHEAVNSVLAVAPWLPEEDMAAPPEPVKQLAGRRVLIVHGTNDERCDPELSFRLAARAKKANRDVCRFEVHSDGHRLHQYRGEVLALAEDFVMGALFGRALSRPVEDALAAPPPLGLRMPLAAGFGKSLRR is encoded by the coding sequence ATGGGACAGGAAGTGACGCCGGTTCGGACTCCCCGGCTGGGAAGGGCGCTCGGCCCGGAGCCGACGGCGGTGAGCGGGGCGGTGGTGCTGCTCCCGGGGGGCGAGGAGGTCTCCAGCCGCAGGCCGGCCCCCGTGTGGCCGGCCTCCTCCGTCCGCGGCCTCGGCCGAAGACTCGCGCGCGCCGGTCGCGCGCACGGCGGTCTGGCCATCCACGCCGTGCACTACCGCTACCGGGGCTGGAACGGCAGCGAGGCGCACCTCGCGGCCGACGCGGCCTGGGCGGCCGACGAGGTCGTACGGCGTTACGGAGACGTTCCCGTGTGTCTGGCCGGCGTCGACATGGGTGCGCGGGCCGCGCTGCGCGCCGGGGGTCACGAGGCCGTCAACTCCGTGCTGGCGGTGGCTCCCTGGCTGCCGGAGGAGGACATGGCCGCGCCACCCGAACCGGTGAAGCAGCTCGCGGGGCGGCGGGTGCTGATCGTGCACGGCACGAACGACGAACGCTGCGACCCGGAGCTGTCGTTCCGGCTCGCGGCGCGGGCGAAGAAGGCGAACCGGGACGTGTGCCGGTTCGAGGTGCACTCCGACGGGCATCGGCTGCACCAGTACCGGGGTGAAGTCCTCGCGCTGGCCGAGGACTTCGTGATGGGCGCGCTGTTCGGACGGGCGCTTTCCCGGCCGGTGGAGGACGCGTTGGCGGCTCCGCCGCCGTTGGGGCTGCGGATGCCGTTGGCCGCGGGGTTCGGCAAGTCGTTACGCCGGTGA
- the afsQ1 gene encoding two-component system response regulator AfsQ1 yields the protein MPSLLLIEDDDAIRTALELSLTRQGHRVATAASGEDGLKLLREQRPDLIVLDVMLPGIDGFEVCRRIRRTDQLPIILLTARSDDIDVVVGLESGADDYVVKPVQGRVLDARIRAVLRRGERESSDSATFGSLVIDRAAMTVTKNGEDLQLTPTELRLLLELSRRPGQALSRQQLLRLVWEHDYLGDSRLVDACVQRLRAKVEDVPSSPVLIRTVRGVGYRLDAPQ from the coding sequence GTGCCTTCCCTGTTGCTGATCGAGGACGACGACGCCATCCGTACGGCCCTGGAGCTCTCACTGACGCGCCAGGGACACCGGGTGGCCACCGCTGCCAGCGGTGAGGACGGTCTGAAGCTGCTGCGCGAGCAGCGGCCGGATCTCATCGTGCTGGACGTCATGCTGCCCGGCATCGACGGTTTCGAGGTGTGCCGGCGCATCCGGCGCACCGACCAGCTGCCGATCATTCTGCTCACCGCGCGCAGCGACGACATCGACGTCGTGGTCGGGCTGGAGTCCGGCGCCGACGACTACGTCGTCAAGCCCGTGCAGGGGCGGGTGCTGGACGCCCGCATCCGGGCGGTGCTGCGGCGCGGCGAGCGGGAGTCGAGCGACTCGGCGACGTTCGGCAGCCTCGTCATCGACCGGGCGGCGATGACGGTGACGAAGAACGGCGAGGACCTGCAGCTGACGCCGACCGAGCTGCGGCTGCTGCTCGAACTGTCCCGGCGGCCGGGGCAGGCCTTGTCACGGCAGCAGTTGCTGCGCCTCGTCTGGGAGCACGACTACCTCGGTGACTCGCGGCTGGTGGACGCCTGCGTCCAGCGGCTGCGGGCCAAGGTGGAGGACGTGCCGTCGTCCCCGGTCCTGATCCGTACCGTTCGTGGCGTCGGCTACCGCCTGGACGCCCCTCAGTGA
- a CDS encoding VanZ family protein → MQRQGSIGGSAAIRIRATGIVLLAAHLVFVAWVTLRPLNVPWVMPANLHPFDGIRADLRLGWPEAARRIGEGLGLLAPLGVLLPLAHGRLRVSPLASLVRTVTAGALLSLGIELLQTGVPGQVVDVDSMLLNTVGVALAHVAVVPAVRAWLRRRVEHRGWAAVRQEETAQGRTPRIPRVGIAP, encoded by the coding sequence GTGCAGCGTCAAGGCTCCATCGGCGGCAGCGCCGCGATCCGCATCCGCGCGACCGGGATTGTTCTCCTGGCCGCCCACCTCGTGTTCGTCGCCTGGGTGACGCTGCGGCCGCTGAACGTCCCCTGGGTGATGCCCGCCAATCTGCACCCGTTCGACGGGATCCGCGCCGACCTGCGGCTGGGCTGGCCCGAGGCGGCCCGGCGGATCGGCGAGGGGCTGGGGCTGCTCGCCCCGCTGGGCGTCCTGCTGCCGCTGGCGCACGGCAGGCTCCGGGTCTCGCCGCTCGCCTCCCTGGTCCGTACGGTCACGGCGGGCGCCCTGCTGTCGCTGGGCATCGAGCTGTTGCAGACCGGGGTGCCGGGGCAGGTCGTGGACGTCGACTCGATGCTGCTGAACACCGTGGGCGTGGCACTCGCCCATGTCGCCGTGGTGCCGGCGGTACGTGCGTGGCTGCGCCGCAGGGTGGAGCACCGGGGGTGGGCCGCGGTCCGCCAGGAGGAGACGGCTCAGGGTCGGACCCCGAGGATTCCCAGGGTCGGGATCGCACCGTAG
- a CDS encoding sensor histidine kinase: MTQPQGGLRGWSAARKGRLSRLRFTSLRLRLVVVFGAVALTAAVSASGIAYWLNREAVLTRTQGAVLRDFEQEMQNRAGSLPEHPSQDELQHTAGQMANSSQRFSVLLVGADASGKTVYGNSGGLNGFSLDDVPESLRTAVNKRQDLTGDNKSPYHLYWQRVVDHGTPYLVAGTRVIGGGPTGYMRKSLEPEAKDLNSLAWSLGIATGLALIGAALLAQAAATTVLKPVHRLGVAARRLGEGRLDTRLRVSGTDELADLSRTFNRTAEALEKRVDDMAARDEASRRFVADMSHELRTPLTAITTVAEVLEEELDAESGSIDPMIEPAVRLVVSETRRLNNLVENLMEVTRFDAGTARLVLDDVDVADQITACIDARAWLDAVDLDAERGIHARLDPRRLDVILANLIGNALKHGGSPVRVSVSTADDAVVIAVRDHGPGIPEEVLPHVFDRFYKASASRPRSEGSGLGLSIALENAHIHGGEITAANSPEGGAVFTLRLPRDVSELTEQGGVGGGQGGEPAQAKGDAS, encoded by the coding sequence GTGACACAGCCGCAAGGGGGGCTCCGCGGCTGGTCCGCGGCGCGCAAGGGAAGACTTTCACGGCTGCGTTTCACCAGCCTGCGGCTGCGGCTCGTCGTCGTGTTCGGGGCGGTGGCGCTGACTGCCGCCGTCTCCGCGTCCGGCATCGCCTACTGGCTCAACCGTGAGGCCGTGCTGACCCGTACCCAGGGGGCTGTGCTGCGGGACTTCGAGCAGGAGATGCAGAACCGGGCGGGTTCGCTGCCCGAGCATCCCTCGCAGGACGAGCTCCAGCACACCGCCGGGCAGATGGCCAACAGCAGCCAGCGTTTCAGCGTGCTGCTGGTGGGCGCGGACGCGAGCGGCAAGACCGTCTACGGCAACTCGGGCGGGCTGAACGGGTTCTCGCTGGACGACGTGCCCGAGTCGCTGCGCACGGCCGTGAACAAGCGGCAGGACCTCACCGGCGACAACAAGTCGCCGTACCACCTGTACTGGCAGCGGGTCGTCGACCACGGGACGCCGTATCTGGTGGCCGGGACGAGGGTCATCGGGGGCGGCCCGACCGGGTACATGCGCAAGTCGCTCGAGCCGGAGGCGAAGGACCTCAACTCGCTGGCCTGGTCGCTGGGGATCGCCACCGGGCTCGCGCTGATCGGGGCCGCGCTGCTCGCGCAGGCCGCCGCCACGACCGTCCTGAAGCCGGTGCACCGGCTGGGCGTCGCGGCCCGGCGGCTCGGCGAGGGCCGCCTCGACACGCGGCTGCGGGTGTCGGGGACGGACGAACTCGCCGATCTGTCACGGACGTTCAACCGGACGGCCGAGGCGCTGGAGAAGCGGGTCGACGACATGGCGGCCCGCGACGAGGCCTCGCGCCGGTTCGTCGCCGACATGTCGCACGAGCTGCGGACGCCGCTGACCGCCATCACCACCGTCGCGGAGGTGCTGGAGGAGGAGCTGGACGCCGAGTCCGGCAGCATCGACCCGATGATCGAGCCCGCGGTGCGGCTGGTGGTCAGTGAGACGCGGCGGCTGAACAACCTGGTCGAGAACCTGATGGAGGTCACCCGCTTCGACGCGGGCACCGCGCGGCTGGTCCTGGACGACGTCGACGTCGCCGACCAGATCACGGCCTGCATCGACGCCCGCGCCTGGCTGGACGCCGTCGACCTGGACGCCGAGCGCGGCATCCACGCCCGGCTCGACCCGCGCCGGCTGGACGTCATCCTCGCCAACCTCATCGGCAACGCGCTCAAGCACGGCGGTTCGCCGGTGCGGGTGTCGGTGTCGACGGCGGACGACGCGGTCGTCATCGCGGTGCGCGACCACGGGCCGGGCATCCCCGAGGAGGTGCTGCCGCACGTCTTCGACCGGTTCTACAAGGCGAGCGCCTCCCGGCCGCGCTCCGAGGGCAGCGGGCTCGGCCTGTCCATCGCCCTGGAGAACGCCCACATCCACGGCGGCGAGATCACCGCCGCCAACTCCCCCGAGGGCGGTGCGGTGTTCACGCTGCGGCTGCCCCGGGACGTGTCCGAACTGACGGAACAGGGCGGCGTCGGCGGCGGGCAGGGCGGGGAACCGGCGCAGGCGAAGGGGGACGCATCGTGA
- a CDS encoding PspC domain-containing protein, with translation MSSLARPTHGRMIGGVCAALAGRFRTSPTTMRVLFVLSCLLPGPQFLLYIALWILLPSEDKARTAW, from the coding sequence ATGTCCAGCCTCGCCCGCCCCACCCACGGCCGCATGATCGGCGGAGTGTGCGCCGCGCTGGCCGGCCGCTTCCGCACCTCCCCGACCACGATGCGCGTGCTCTTCGTGCTCTCCTGCCTGCTGCCCGGCCCGCAGTTCCTGCTCTACATAGCGCTGTGGATCCTGCTCCCCTCGGAAGACAAGGCCCGCACCGCCTGGTGA